The following DNA comes from Halorhabdus tiamatea SARL4B.
GACGACAGCTATACGAGAAAATCGCTCCGAATTGCTCTCGACGCGGCCGAAGACGCCGGGGCAAGCACCGAACTACTCGACCTCCGGGAGTGGGAGTTGCCGGTGTTCGACGCCGACACCGAGAACGCGGGGGACGCCGAAACGTTTCGTGAGCGAATTCAAGCGGCGGACTCGGTACTCTTGGGGACGCCGGTCTATCACGGCTCGTTCAGCGCGCCGCTGAAGAACGCCCTAGATTACTGTGGCTTCGACGAGTTCGAGCACACGACGATCGGCCTGCTCGCGGTCGCCGGCGGGCGCTTCCCGATTACCGCGCTCGAACAACTCCGGACGGTCGGGCGTTCGCTCGACGCCTGGGTCATCCCCCTGCAGGTTGCGATCCCGCGGGCCTCGAATGCCTACGAGGACGGCGAGTTAGTCGATGAGGAACACCGGGAGTTGATCGAAACGCTCGGCAGGGAAACGGTCCAGTACGCCCACATCGAACCCGATCCGGCGTCCTTCGAGAGCGGCGAGAACGTCGGTGCAGACGACTGATACGGACAGTTGTAACTATTTTCGGCATGTATGGAATACTCGTCCGATCGCCCCTCGAACCCCGTCATCTGGTATCCCCAGGGCGGTAACGAATTACAACTGTCCGTATGATCGGGCCGTCCGGCCCGAAGTTCCCAAACCGCGTTGACGGGAACCAAACCGACAAACCCCTCGGTGAATAAAGGCTGGTCGTGACGCAGTGGGTCGATCCGGCGGGACGTGGCCGTGAACGCGGACCGATCGGTCTATTTCGGGCGTGGATCGGCGTGATGACCGCACCGCGCGAGTTCTTCCGGCAGGCTGTCGCGCCGGGGGATCAGGCACCAGGACTGGTCTTTCTTTCCGTCGTCGTGGCGATCGAAGAGAGTCTGCGGTACGTGCTAGTTCCCAGCGGAGCGCCCGTATTTGGCGGTCGTCCGGTGGCGTCGGCGGTGCTCGCCGTCCTCGTGACGGTCGTGTTGATCGCGCCGACCGGACTCCACCTTCTCGCGGCGATCCAGACGATCCTGCTGTGGCCGATCACCGAGGATCGGGCGGGCATCAGCGAGACCGTCCAGGTGCTCGCGTACGCGACTGCCCCGTGCGTCGTGTCGGGGGTGTCATTGGCCCCGCTCCAACTCCTGGCGGCCGGGTACGGATCGGTGTTGTTGATCGTCGGGCTGTCGACGGTTCACGAGGTGAGCTACTGGAAGACCACACTCGCCGGAGCGACCCCGGCGGCGCTGCTGTATGGCGTCGCCTTCGGTGGGTTCGATGCGCTCGGAGCGCTTGTCTGAACCGCGGCGCTCGTCTCTCCGGGCCAGCGACGTTTCGACAACCGTTTTAGGCCGGACCCGTT
Coding sequences within:
- a CDS encoding NADPH-dependent FMN reductase, producing the protein MAETHVVAISGSLRDDSYTRKSLRIALDAAEDAGASTELLDLREWELPVFDADTENAGDAETFRERIQAADSVLLGTPVYHGSFSAPLKNALDYCGFDEFEHTTIGLLAVAGGRFPITALEQLRTVGRSLDAWVIPLQVAIPRASNAYEDGELVDEEHRELIETLGRETVQYAHIEPDPASFESGENVGADD
- a CDS encoding YIP1 family protein, whose product is MTQWVDPAGRGRERGPIGLFRAWIGVMTAPREFFRQAVAPGDQAPGLVFLSVVVAIEESLRYVLVPSGAPVFGGRPVASAVLAVLVTVVLIAPTGLHLLAAIQTILLWPITEDRAGISETVQVLAYATAPCVVSGVSLAPLQLLAAGYGSVLLIVGLSTVHEVSYWKTTLAGATPAALLYGVAFGGFDALGALV